The Medicago truncatula cultivar Jemalong A17 chromosome 7, MtrunA17r5.0-ANR, whole genome shotgun sequence genome includes the window ctaaaatacccctaacACATGAGGTGTACATGAAAGGTGTATAAAAAAGGGTGTCTACCtatctttttccttttattataCCTACAACATTTGGTCAACTatgttaaaaaatgtgattataTGAGTTAAATAGAAGATTATTTAGATTCATCCTTAAAATTGTAGTTAATTCGTTTATATGATTAACAACGAAAAGGTTAAAAGCCACTCGTATTTAAAGTGCGTTAtgtattgtttgattttgattacctTACTTAAAGTTTGGATCTTTTGATTACCTTACTTTGACTTTTTGTTTCTCTGGCACGTCTTGTGCTAGAGGGACATTTTTCGTTCGTTTAATATATTCTctagctttttcaaaaaaacaattaattgtaGAAAAAAGGACCTAAAGGTGAAAATGgtggagaagaaagaagaaaatccAGAAAATTAGAGAAGACAACAATGTTTtgtgaacaaagtaaaaaagcTAAGATACTTTGATACATTAAACTGAAGCATACACTACAAATATATGGAGTCAAGCCATAAGTTTGCTTGTAAGACTGAATATAAAATATGTTCTAAATCTACTCTTAAGCACTAGTCATCATTACCCAAGAACAATATGTATCATTACCTAGGGACTGTTTTACTTACTAAATAAGCAACAATCTAATTATGACACTTATAAATAAACAAGCAACACTTTAATTATGACAGAAAACAACAatggaaaataattaacaaaacaaaaaaaatatcaatctcCAACACTCCTCCTTGATATTTCTCTTGAAAAAACTTCAAGCATTGACCTCATCTCTTCAACCTCCATCTGATAAAACTTCATTGGTCAAGTTTTTGGATTTGTTGCAGCGGTAACACACTCAACTTTAGTTGATAATTGGGTGATCCGTTCTTGCTTCTTTGAATTCCAACCGGACACAACACACCCAAATgaaaaaacacaatcaaatgTAGTCTTGACATCGTCGCTTTTTGCATAATCTAGGAGGTCTCcactttcattttgaaaaacaCACAAGTCATAAACAGAGGCATcaacaacattacaattaacatcCTTTTCTATAATCTTTTTCTCCTCATGCATGGTAATTTTACAACCCTCAAAATTAGCAGCTTCAATATACCTTGCAGTCTCTAACATAGCGATATTGCATCTAGCATAGCGATATTGCATCTAGCATAATTGCCATCCAAAGTTTCCTTTTTTTGAGctgaaaaatttgtttcaacTCTACTAACACGCAAGGATGTTTGCTTCCACTCTATTGGAAAGCTTTTGCCTCTCATTTCAACAATCATTAATTTAGATccaaaaggataaaaaatagTGCATTTCATATCCTTAAAATGCAAAGAATATTTTTTCTCCATCATTTGCTCAACACTCAAAAGACTTTGATTTATCTCAGGcacaaataaaacatttgaaatatattttataccTGAGTGAGTTTCAACAGTCACAACTCCTTTGCCTTTGACCTCAACATGTTGTCTGTTACCAATGACAACTTTGGAGTAAAAAGATTCATCAAGctctttaaaaaaactaacattgtTAGTCGTATGATCGGTGCATCCACTATCAATTAGCCATGTTTCTTTGCTACTACATGCTAAATAGCAAGAAACCTTAAACAATTGCTCCTCATCTTCTTGGTGGTGCTCAACAACTCGGGCTTGTTGTTCCTGctggtttgttttgtttttgcaaaCCTTCTCCACATGACTAAGTTGATTACAAACTCTACATTTAACTCCTGGCATGTACCAACAAAACTTATCTAAATGAATATCTTTTTTACAATGTGGACAGGGTGAAAACTTCATTTTCCCAAAACATTTAAAGCTTTGATTTTTGCCTTTGTTGCTTGCCAAAAAGGCACCTTCAACATTTTCTTCCATCCTTAAAGATCTTCTTTGTTCAGAAGCTTGCAAAGCATTAACAAGCTCTGCAACTGTGATTTCagaaaaattcttattttcttcAAGAGATGAAATTTTTGCTTCAAACATCTCTGGAAGACACACCAGTATTTTTTCCACAACTCTTTGATCACTGAGATCTTCTCCCAACAATCTGATTTGTGTAACAACTTTAGAAATTCTGTTAGAAAACTCCCTTAACAGTTTCAGTTTcagtttctttcatttttagtgCTTCAAACTCTCTTCTCAAGTTCaacactttcattttctttgttctttcacGTCCTTGGTACTCCTTCTTCAGCTTGTTCCAAGCTTCTTTTGCAATTTAAAGATTCaaaatcttaataaaaatatcatctGCATGTATTATGGCAAGAGCTCTACCTTCTTTTGCCACATCATCACTATGATTTCTTATTTGAGCTAATGTTGGGTTGTTTGGGAGAGGTGGTGGGTTGTTGCCCTTTTCAACCACATCCCATGAACTTTAAGCTCTCAAATAAGTCTTCATTTTTACAGCCCACAAATCATAGTTTTCTCCTGAAAACACAAGATGTGGAGGTAAAGAACCACTATTGGAAGCCATTTTTGGtgtttaaaagtttttttaaaaggttatTGTGAAGGTTTTCTTGCTGGTTTTCTCTCACCCTAAAATTTTTTACACTAGTTTTCTAATCTCACAGATCAGTTAAGATCAATAGGACTCTTGATACCATGTAGAAAAAAGGACCTAAAGGTGAAAATGatggagaagaaagaagaaaaaccagAAAATTAGAGAAGACAACAATATTTTGTGAACAAagtaataaaaactaaaatattttgatacattaaaCTGAAgcataaaatacaaatatattgaGCCAAGCCATAAGCTTGCTTGTAAGAGTGAGCATAAAATTTGCACTAAATCTACTCTTAAGCACTAGTCATCATTACCTAAGAACAATAGACATTATTACCTAGGGACTATTTTACTTACTAAATAAGCAACAATCTAATTATGGCACTTCTACATAAACAAGCAACACTTTAATTATGACAGAAAACAGCAGTAAAAAGTAAttaacaaaacagaaaaatatcaATCTCCAACATTAACGACTCTCAATTTTCAACATATTCTAAATTAACCATATATATTATCAAATTAACCAACATTTTCCATGTGATTAATCAGGTGTCGCAAAcgtaaaaaaattggatttccatgaaatatttttggaaaaaaagttatgattattttttttgtgcgTGGTGTAAACAGGTATTTTTCACGCATAATTGTAGAGACTAATCTATCAAATTTTGTAGAACTCAAATGAGCGGTAAACTCTACATACATTGCTGCATGCCCAATCTAGAGTTCAAACCGGAACCTTGGTCAAGTTAAAAGAGATTTATATCATCTCATCTAAACATTCTTGTATCTAAAATTTGGAAGAACCAACATTTGAAAAAGGAACGAACGTGTATGCGTTTTACGAAGGATTTGGTAATGAAACAAATAGTCCAAGTGCGATTCCAAACATTACAAAATGcatgaaatttaattaaagtttaaattaaattcCTTTAAGGCAAGAATTAATAATActaatctatattttttttttgaataatactAATCTATATTAATACAGTACCATTTACATCCAACTCAAAACAAATCCTATTGAATTAGTGTTAAACTCATTTGAATTTCACCTTGTTATTTACTCACTAAACATGATCATCAGAGAAATTAGGTTCATGAGGTTTAAACAACTGTGGCACAGGGTCACTTTCTTGAATCTTATCATTCCCTTTCTTTGTATTTGCAGCAAATCTTGAAGCCAAAACAGTAGCACCAAAATTATTAAAACTTTTACCACTCCTTGATGTTTCTTCAATCTCAGGATCAACCATGTAATAAAGTCCTTCTTTAATTGACAACTCTCTTGTTGCCTTTCTTTTCTGATGCTTTCTCCATGCTGCTTGTATGAAACAAGAACTCCATGTTCTCCATTGATGTGAATAATATCTAAAAGCATGCTGAAGTTTCTTGCTGTGAAGACGCTTGAACTGACTCGCCACAAATTTTAGATCCTCCGCTTGTAGCGCAAAAGCTTCTACTTCAGTAAGAGCTTTTACGGTACGAGTAGAGGAAGGTAAATTGAGAGTTGAGTTTGGTAATAATGCCCATGTTAACAATTCTTCTCCACAAAAGTCTCCTGGCCTTAGTGTGATTGAATTGAAGAATCCATACCTTCCTCCATTTGTTGTAGAACTCTCCAATGTTCCTCTAATGATAAACAACATTTCATCTACCGGATCGTCCTCTTGAAATATATATGTGCCTTGTGTGCTTAGTGATGATACAAGGCGTTCACATATTGCATCAAGTAGTTGATCATCCATTTGTGAGAAGAAAGGCACCtatataatatgataatttatataaacaaattaacaagTAAGGTACTCAATACTCAAGTTCGATCTCTGAGTAGAACAATTTgttttttccagattttatttAGCTCAGGATCGAACACCAAATTAAGTGAGGGTTATTTCTTGATGAACTGGaagattaagaagaagaaaaaggataGAGACATACACGTCGCACTAGAGAGAGACACAAGTGATGCTGAATTTCACGGCGAAGATCCAAAGGTAAGGAAAGCATTATGCCCTCCTCATCTACTCCTCTTGTTGCTAGCCATTTATATTGAACAAAGCGACGGACACGCTCCTGCAAATCTGGAGGTAACTGTCGATGCCTCATCCACTCTTCTGTATCTCTTTTCCGAATCCTCCATTCATCTAGTCTAACCGTCATCGATTGCAAGTATGTCTTCCACAAGGGAAATgtagtaaaaataaattcaaaataatagaCAAAACCAATTTTGTATTATTACTTATATAGGATGATGTAAAATTCTGATCCAATATTCTTACCTGCATGTTTCCAATCAAAAGTGAAAAGAGAACTAATCCAGCAATGCATAAGACGATGCAAAAAAGTGTCTCCCAAAGGTATGTGGTGGTGTCCAAATTTTGTCCATAAGAACTGCAAAAAGAAATAACGACCAAGATAAATATGTAAATCATCGCATTTACCGGACagatttaaaattgaaaaatgaacaaTATTCACATCAATATCTAATGTAGCACAACTCAAACAGAATAGAACAGaactaaaatgtaattttagtAGAAATGAATTGTAGGAATGGAATACACATGACAGaacagaagaaaataaaaataaaaataaaaatctaccTTAAATTTCTTAAACCCCACCAAAGACAATAGAAATATCTTTCCTTAAAACTAGTAGTGACAACATCATTGAGAAAAGCATCTGCAAACATCCCAAACTTGTATTTGATGTTGACCTTGCTCTTTGCATCACACTTGCTAGTAATATTTGTGAGGTTTATCCAGTATTGTCTATCAGGGCTATCCATACTATTACAGTCAAGAAAACTAGGCAAGCAAGAGAGGGTATGCGATTTATTTTCCTGTTCGCATTGCGTTTTCCAGCAATTGAATTGTCTTCCTATTGATGATAGGTACCAAGTTGCTCCTGTAACCTGTTCTAGTTTCCAGTttcaaacattaattaattaccaAAATAATAAGACTAAAAAACCACGGTCTTAAATTGTGGTTGCGGTTACGGCTACACAGTGAACCTTTATATTGCAGTAAAATGCAGACAAATGTGATTTGACCACAATTGCAACGATGTTACGGAGGCTTCTAAAACTGTTATACTGCATTCACAATTACAATTGCTAACCGTAATCTAGAATCATGAAgacaattcaataaaattagTGCAAGGTTATAGTCACATTACATGGCTAGCTAGCATGTAGAGAACAAGATTGTATGCAGCACCAATCCAGGGAGTCTTTGCTATAACACCAGTTGTTTTTTGAATACGAGCATTCAAAGGAAAGATGAGAAAGAGCCTAGGAACATACTGAATAAGAACAAAAAGTGCAAGATTGTTGTTGGCATGATCACTTTTTGTGCCTCTACTCGCTGGAATTACTAACCAAACAACAATCTGCAATTCGAACAAACTCATCAATCAATATCTTTTTTAAACAGGCTATCCTCAAAAGGGAGTCTTTCCAAAAATTCTCAAGGGTCTAACCGAAACTTAGACCTAAGCGGAGGTTTCGAAATAGTtttcaaacaacaataacatgCATTGGTTAGAATCTCACTCGCTCTGTCATTGCCCCCAAATGCCAAAAATGATACTCATTCAATCAATATTATACTTTATAATAAACAATACCTAACTATATATCATTACATAACcatcaacaacatatattcaattACTTATGAATTATATTTAACATTTACTTTCTAAGATTTACCCTTCATTCTTAAATTGAACTTTTCGTGTTTAGGTTAAACCAATAACAACATTTTTCTCTGTAATGTTTCCTAGTTATTGTTATTCACCTAGCCAAGTTTGCGTCGTAATGTCAGCCTATTCAGCTAGGTTCTTTGGTGAGGAATTTTTGGGCCCAGCCCCATTTTTATCCAGATCCTTCTCGACCCATATCATATGACTCCACGCCATATACTTGTCAACTGCGCCGAGTAAAATGGACCATAGGTCGAGTAATCTTCAAAAGGTTATAATGCAGCCAATTCTAAACCTAAGCCCTTTGAATCTAATCTGATATACAATGAATATTATATGACGGTGAAGTATACATTTTGTTATACTGACTCATATCATTTCCCTAATGGATTACCCAACATGTTACATTTTGTTATACTATTAATCGATTATCTATCTCAAAATcgattaaataatcaaataacaacCAACATTTGTCATTTCAAAAAAGCATCAAAGGTGTATGGTACATACCTGGGGCAATGGAATGGTAGCAGCaagatcaataacaaaatcaGACTTCAAATACCGCATAGCAATCTGATAAGGATCCATAACAAGGTCACCGCGACCAATAATCCTCGAATTAGGAGCAACAAAAGCCGTCCGAAACTTCATAACCATATGAAGAACATAAAACAAATCCGCAAACGTTCTAAGAAAGGTTATGACGATGCTTAGTTTAGGATCCACCGACAAGCAAGCGGGTCCGCCAACCGTCGGTAGGAAGAAATAAAGAGGATCTATGAACAATGCGAGGAGACTCGTAACAAGGAAGACTTTGTTCCAATATGCAACCAACTCGCTGTCCGGGTCCAGGATCTGGTACCGCCATAGTAGAATATGTGAagcttgttcttcttcttcagtgGAGGAGGTGATGGTTGGTTTAGAACCGAGTCGCCGGAATTGGCGGAACTTGGATGCCGGCGTGGATATTATTCTATACATCTTCCATTGCGGATTCCGGGGTTAAACGGATTCCGCGGCAGATTGGTTgagaaaggaaaaggaaagagGCAAGAAGAGGAATGCAGAGGAAGAAGGAAGAGATGAGGTTGTTGCAAAGAGGAAGGAGAATGGTGAGAGACATTTTTTTAAAGCTTGAGAAATTCGCGGGTATCTTAAGGAAATGCGCAAACGTAGGAGGGAAACATAATAAAACACTACGTATACATCACAATAtataaaactaatttaaaatataaaatatttaagtatttaaagAGAAATGACATTGGAACACAATTATGAATATTCGTTCGAAGGGCATTATcgtcatttcaaaattaaacgaggccaattttgttttattatattatatttaatcaactaTGAAAGAATGAGGATATATATTATCCCATCCCTACAAATCCCCAtcaatttatattgtttttaatcaATTAGTTGGCAAAGAAAAGTTCAAATTAAGCCatacaacaaatataatattaagacATTACATcacatataaaagaaaaaaaatattcacatgtgttttttttgtgaaaagataaataaatataacataaatatttgtatatacacaccaaaaaaaaaaaaaaattgtatatacaaatataaaaatgtattttagtaaatttctCCGAGATAGGATTTTCGCGGAATGGGGGATATGATCTCCATTCCCATCCCTACAATACCCTCGGACGACCTTTCTTCTCCATCACCGTCTCCACAGGGAAAATTTCCCACCAACATATCCCCAAATGGGATGGTTCCCACTGGGATCCCCCATTTATGGATGTAAGTTGACCTCCCTTACCATGCACATGTCGTTTAGATTATACACAACACCAATATTTTTGCACCGTTGAAATATGAGGTCTCACTAGATCTACTGTGGACATGTTCCACCAGATTTTTCTCTTTATACAGTATACACTTGCCaagaaaacatatattttgaatCCACCACCTTCACTGTATGAGTCATTCAGAGACTCCTCCAATATTTAGAAGAGTTCTTTGGCAGCAAACATATACTCTTTCCAAAATTCAACCaatgaatttcttaaaattGGAGACAATGTTctgttgaaaattgaaatactGTTAAGACAAAGTATTTTGTTGTTCAAGGTAAAGGAAGGTGAAAAGGACCCATTTGTGTTAAAACATGTTGATGTTTTAACACAAATGATAATGATAACAAAACTGATGATGAGAAAGACTGTTTTAAATAGAAGAGtgtggtttattattttttctttatgtttttgttgactATTGGTATGTTTGTAAAAAACTTAAACTTTGATATGTGAAAGCTCtttatttttcaatggttttctttttctaaatttaGTGTTTCAATCAATTTCTGTTATAAATAGATtatgtttgatttgatattggTTTTCTGCAGATTGTACCTAAAATGGGTctcttgattttaattttaatttttaattttattttcagtttttgagGTTTTCTGggccaattttaattttgtatagtatagtttttaattaaaacaagcTTATTTGTGTTAATTACTTTTTAGTAGGAATTTTTTCATGAGATTCTGTAACTTGTagtattgagttttttttcttcttcttatgagTACATCTCAGAGATTTTCTTTgctgattttgattttgcagCTTGTTAATAATTTATTGGTGGAGTCACCTTTTGATGGAGTTGGTTCTTTACTAGAGGTTCAGAAATCAGTTTCCGGCGTTAGATCACAATCCGCCTTCAACATCTTGGCCACCTTTAGGGGCATCTAGAAATCAAGGGCCATCTTCCAATCATCACAGTCAAGGAAAGATGAAAGATGCCTATGAGGAAGCTAAAAATGTGGAGCATGAAGGAACAGCTAAAATGGAGAAGCAATATCACAACCCTAATAGTAAATCTGACTATGCAAGCCAAACCGAAACTTTTGAAAGTTGTTTGGTAAAGAACATTTCCACAATCGAAACAAAATTGTGCATCAGCGACGATTCCACTGATCACAATTCCGTTGACATATAGAATCTGACAATGGCATATTGGGTTCATCGAAACGAGTTAACGATCAGAAAAACTCAGCGATTACGTTTTGCTCAGGCCCACAGAATAGTTATATTCTACCACTGACTTTTTAGAAGCCAAAGAAAGTTTCACCAACACTGGAATCAATGAATGTGTTAGTGTCGATAAGTCAGTTGAAAGTGGAGAGGTTACTAATTCAGGTGAGAGCAGGAAGACGAGCATTGGTAGAGGGAGTACTGGAAGTGCTGTTAGTGATGAACAAGACTGAACTGTCGAGTTGCAAGAAGCTTCCGAGGGCGCAGACCGAGAGAGAGAGATACTGCAGTCTCTTGATCATCCATTTTTACCTTCATTGTACACACACTTTGAGACAGAATCATTCTCTTGCTTGGTTATGGAGTTTTGTCCTGTTGGGGGATCTTCATGCACTCAGGCAAAGACAGCTGGGAAATATTTTTCAGAACATGCTGCAAGGTTAGcatttcctttttcttcctTATAGCCAAGCTACAACTGATGGTTTCCCATTGGATGTTTCAGTTTCAGCATTTCCCATATGCACTATATCCTCTAACTCTGATTGTTCAGAAATATCAATCATATTTCCGTTTGCAAGGTCTAGTAAAAACTATGCTGTGTTCATGGTAATGGAGGATTACAatgaataaatttgaaataGTTCATTGCTTATGATGCATTGCTAATTGTACGGTAAATGAAAATTATCATGAATGGATGAGACAAATAAGTGTGAAGacttcaaaatcaaagaatctaaATCCATACACTTAGCTCATACAACAATCCAACTTGAAGATTTGGGCTCTTCCCAGAACAATATAAACAGAAAGATAAATAATcaaagtgaaaataaaaaatcaaatcatcttCATTAATTCAAAGTTATGTATATAATGTATGTATCTTTccgtggaaaaaaaaaaaaatacatctgtGTACTACCTACAAAAACTAGAACGGGtgataccataaaaaaaaaaaaaaacaatcattttttagtGCAAACTAAAAGTATAGGACTGTCATTAAGATAGTGCAACCTCCTCAAAAGAAATTAAGATATTTCAACTCAGGTTCGCATGAGTAACACAAGTCTTCCTCTTCAACAGATACGGTTGAATTAGCAAAGGGCTCATTTATCTGTCTCTGCTGC containing:
- the LOC25498016 gene encoding cyclic nucleotide-gated ion channel 18, with the translated sequence MYRIISTPASKFRQFRRLGSKPTITSSTEEEEQASHILLWRYQILDPDSELVAYWNKVFLVTSLLALFIDPLYFFLPTVGGPACLSVDPKLSIVITFLRTFADLFYVLHMVMKFRTAFVAPNSRIIGRGDLVMDPYQIAMRYLKSDFVIDLAATIPLPQIVVWLVIPASRGTKSDHANNNLALFVLIQYVPRLFLIFPLNARIQKTTGVIAKTPWIGAAYNLVLYMLASHVTGATWYLSSIGRQFNCWKTQCEQENKSHTLSCLPSFLDCNSMDSPDRQYWINLTNITSKCDAKSKVNIKYKFGMFADAFLNDVVTTSFKERYFYCLWWGLRNLSSYGQNLDTTTYLWETLFCIVLCIAGLVLFSLLIGNMQTYLQSMTVRLDEWRIRKRDTEEWMRHRQLPPDLQERVRRFVQYKWLATRGVDEEGIMLSLPLDLRREIQHHLCLSLVRRVPFFSQMDDQLLDAICERLVSSLSTQGTYIFQEDDPVDEMLFIIRGTLESSTTNGGRYGFFNSITLRPGDFCGEELLTWALLPNSTLNLPSSTRTVKALTEVEAFALQAEDLKFVASQFKRLHSKKLQHAFRYYSHQWRTWSSCFIQAAWRKHQKRKATRELSIKEGLYYMVDPEIEETSRSGKSFNNFGATVLASRFAANTKKGNDKIQESDPVPQLFKPHEPNFSDDHV